In the genome of Calothrix sp. PCC 6303, the window CGTCGTCGTCCAATAGTAATCGCAATGACAGCAAACGCAATGAAAGAAGATCAGCAAAGATGTCTTGATGCTGGCATGGATGACTATATTAGCAAACCTGTATCAAAAGATAAACTAGCAAATGTACTGAAGCGATGGAATTCTTTTATTCAGAAAAATTATGAAATATGCTCTTCAGAAGTAATTGATACAAATAACTCTTTGAATCAAGAAAAAAGATCGATTGACTCAATTATCAATTGGGAACACCTGCATCAATTATCTGAAAATAACTCAGAATTTGAACTGGAACTTTTGCAAATATTTGTTAATGATGCACCGGCTCATATTAAATCACTGAAAAACGCGATCGCATGTGATGACTTTCAATCGATAGAACAGGAAGCTCACCATATCAAAGGTTCGGGAGGGAATATTGGTGCTTCACAGGTACAGTTGACTGCTGAGAAACTTGAACAATTAGCTTTTGCATCCCAAACTAAAAATATGATGCAATTAGTTACTTGTATAGAAGATGATATTGCTCAAATTCAGGAATTTATCGAATCGCTGTAATACCCCTGCCTCAAGCTTTCGTAGGCTAACGGAACTGTAGAATACAAAATCTGTGGGTGGCGACTTTCCCCAGACCGCAGGTACATCACTTTCACTGATGCTTTTAAAGCAGGAACTTTGAAACTCTGGGGAATCCGTGATCTGCATTTCTACCAAGTTAAACAAGATATTTATGAGATAATAACTGAGGAAAAATGGGAGAAGAAAAAATAACCATTGACCAAGAGATAGAATTTAATCCAAAATCAAAGATTCCCAACTCCTGATGCTCAATTATGAAACTTGTTTTTGACCCAGCGATCGCAGATAAAATAAACAAGATGCAACAGCGTGTGCGCTGGCAAGATCCGCTCATTGTTGAGCGGGGAATTGACCAAACAAGTTTGGTACTAGAAGATGGTGACAATAAAAATCCGGAATTTTCCTTTTTAGTTGCTGGAGATAGCGGTTCTGGTTCCCACCGAGGACATAATCCTCAACGTGAAGTTGCTAAGTTAATGATTCCCCATCACCAAGAATGCCGTTTCATGATTCACACTGGTGATGTTGTTTACTTAGTTGGCTCTAAGGAATATTACCACCAAAATTTCATTAAACCCTATCGAGAGTTTATTGTTGGTGGTGAAAATCACAAAGATATTCGCTACGATAGGATCTGCTTTCAACAGCCTATTCTACCAGTTTTAGGTAATCACGATTACTACGACCTACCTGCTTTGTGGCAGATAATATCATTTATAACTATGCCACTTAGACCCCTCATTCAATCTAGATTTGATTTAGATGTGGGTTTACATGGCTCATACCAAGGTGATGCTTATGCTAGAGCTTTTCTTGATTATCTCAAAGCTTATAATTTACCCGCAGAATTAACCCAGCATCTTGATCAATATTACACTGGTCAAACCCATACAGGACGATGTTTACGTTATACACCAGGGGAATTCACCCGTTTACCTAACCGTTACTATACTTTTCGTTATGGGGGTATTGACTTTTTTGCCCTTGATTCTAATACTTTCAACGACCCAGATCCCATACCAAAAAATCAGGCAGGTGCAGATTATCGTCAAAAAATAGAGCAACGTCGTCAAAGTCTTCAACAGCAAAGAGATGTAATTCTTCAAACTTTAACGCAACTTGATTTAAATAAACCAGATCAAGCTGAACAACTTGATGATTGCTATGCCAAAGTATCGCAAATCGAAGAGATGATTGTCGATATCGAAAAACAGCTTAACAGCAATCAGCAAACAGTAACTGATACCGAACAATTAGAATGGTTGAAAAACAGGTTAATTGAATCGTGGAATTCCTCGGAAGTTCGCGGCAGAATCATCTTTTTTCATCATCCACCTTACGTTACTGAAGCTACGAAGTGGAATCAGGCACAGACAAAGGCTGTTAGACAGCGTTTACGTGGTGTTTTTGATGATGTTGCTGAAGTTTTGGGAAAAATTGACAGGCAAATTGTTGATTTAGTGCTGAATGGACATGCACATTGCCTGGAACATTTGCAAACTCTTGATACTGGACATGCTGATTCCTATATTGATTGGATTGTTTGCGGTGGAAGTGGCTTTAGTTTACGTCGTCAGCGTAATGAAGGTAGAGATATATCGGAAACATTTGATGATGAGGGTGAAAAACGAGAGCGCTTGGTAGCTAAGTCTCAACTTTTTGTTGGTCGAAATGGTGAAGGTTCCCATCGTCACCGACCTTATTCATGTTTACGAATTGATGTTCAATCTGGAAGCGTGCCGAAGTTTGTGATCCGTCCCATGATTGCTGAATGGTATCGGCAAAAATGGCATCATTGGGAGGTTGAACCATTTGTAATTGATTGTAATGATAAGAGAGCACAGGGATAAATTGAGACCAAATGAGCGAGCGCAAAATCATGGCTGTTAAAGTTGGAGTTTTTTGCGTTAACATGATAACGATTCTCATTATGGCTAAATATGAATACAACTACTACACCAGTTGATAAGCTAGATTTAGAGTTACCAAAACGGGGAATGCCTGTCACTATTATCACAGGTTTCCTAGGTAGTGGAAAAACAACGCTATTAAATCAAATCTTGAAAAATAAGCAGGATTTAAAAATAGCTGTCCTTGTGAATGAATTTGGTGATATAAATATTGACAGTCAGCTGCTTGTCTCGGTTGAACAAGATATGGTGGAACTGACTAACGGCTGTATTTGCTGTACGATCAATGATGGCTTGGTTGATGCTGTATACCGTGTTTTGGAACGTGAAGAAAAAATTGACTACTTAGTAATTGAAACTACTGGAGTTGCTGACCCATTACCAATTATTTTGACATTTTTAGGGACAGAATTAAGGGATTTAACACGCTTAGATTCAGTGCTTACACTAGTGGATGCAGAACTATTTGATGCTGAACATTTTCACAGCGAAGCTGCTTTAAAGCAACTTACATACGCTGATATCACTCTGTTGAACAAAACAGATTTAGTTAGCACAGAAAAGCTCAAAGCTTTGGAAGATTATATATTTACAGTTAAAAGCGGCGCAAAGATTCTCCATTCTTCCTATGGTGAGGTTCCATTACCTTTGATTTTGGGTGTGAACCGAAATTCCCATGATGAGTATTCGTCGGAACATCATGAACATCATCACCATGAAGATCATAAGCATGAACATCATCACCATGAGGATGCTCACCATGAACATCATGAGCATGAACATCATTCAAATCACCTAGATAATGACGGTTTTGTGTCGTTCTCCTTTCAATGCGATCGCCCTTTCGATGTACAGAAGTTTGAAACGTTCCTTGTGGAAGAAATGCCTGAGCAGGTTTTTCGGGCTAAAGGTATTCTCTGGTTTAGTGATAGCGAACTACGGCACATTTTTCAACTCAGTGGTCAACGTTACGATTTACACGGGGACGCTTGGACTACATCCCCAAAAAATCAGATCGTCTTTATTGGTAGAAACTTAAATGGGGATCAAATAAGTTCCCAGCTCTACAAATGTTTGCTATGATTAAGAAATGTTAAGCAATTATTAGTAGTTGCTGCTTAGTGACCAGTATTCTGTCGAATCAACTTTGACCAATATCACCCACCTTAGACCCAAACTAATGAATTTGAAATTGACAAATTACTAGTCTGATAGCATCAACCACTGAAGAATCAGCACCTAACAATCAACAAATCATAGTTATTCGCGAATATGACTTTATCGATTCGTCCCGAGTTAACCTCTGCCGATCAGATTATTTCGTCTTTGTCCAAACAGCAGCAAGATCAGCCTAAAGTTACGGATGCAGAAATGATGCAAGCCGTACGTACTTTACTAATTGGTTTAGGGGAAGATCCCGATCGTGAAGGGCTAATAGATACTCCAAAAAGAGTAATGAAAGCCCTCAAGTTTCTGACAAAAGGGTACAATGAGTCCTTGGATGAACTCCTAAATGGAGCAGTATTTACCGAAGATGCCAATGAGATGGTATTGGTTCGGGACATCGATATATTTAGTTCTTGTGAGCATCATATCCTACCAATTATTGGTCGTGTCCACATCGCCTATATCCCCAACGGTAAAGTAATCGGTTTATCGAAACTAGCTCGAATTTGTGAAATGTATGCAAGACGCTTACAAGTTCAAGAACGTTTAACTATCCAAATTGCAGACGCACTCCAAGGATTGCTAAAACCCCAAGGTGTAGCAGTTGTGGTTGAAGCGACTCATATGTGTATGGTTATGCGCGGCGTGCAAAAGCCTGGTTCTTGGACAGTAACCAGTGCGATGCGCGGTGTATTTGCTGAAGATGGACGTACCCGCGAAGAATTTATGAATTTAATTCGCCATAGCCCCAACTTCAGATAAAGTCATTTTAATTTAGTAATGTTAGGGAAAAAGCGATCGCGCGATCGCTTTTTCCCTTCACACCGCATGTTAGCGTCTGGTATCATCTCAACCAGCCCAAGTTACCCATTTGTGAGACAAACCTGGATGGGTTCTTTCACTACTCATTTCCATCTGAGAAATCACTACACCAGTTAAATCAGCCCCAATAATTTCAGCTTCATTAAAATTAGTTGCAGTCAAATTCGCATAAGAAAGAATTGCCCCACTAAAATCTGTCCCGCTTAATTCTGCTTCACTCAGGTTGCTACGGGTCAAATTCGCCAAAATTAAGCTAGCACTACGTAAATCAGCCCGAATCAAATGAGCAGCTTCTAAATTAGCTCGGATTAATTGAGCGCCAATTAAGTTAGTATCACTCATATTGGCATGGTTTAAATTAGCCCCGCTCAACTCGGCGTTTGTTAAATTGGCGCGATTGAGAACACAACCAGCAAGATTAGCATGACTCAGGTTAACGCCGCTCAGATCTGCACCGCCAAAATTCGCACCTCTCAAATCAGCATCTGCTAGATTAGCTTGATGCAAAATCACTCCACTGAAATCTCGTTCGCCTGCGGCATAACGATTTAGGAGGGTATTGGTATCCATAAATTGCCTCACTATTCCTAATAGGTTTGTTAATAGCCCCTCAAACCACAGAAGTATGCCAAATTTTGGATGATTCTACCGGAAAACCACAGAGATATTATGAATCGAAACTGTAGAACCTTTACGCAGTAACACTTTAACCAAATCAGTTTTTAATTGATGGTTGAGATTTGGCTAAAGCTGATACTTTTTATTGTGCTGGAATTTTTGTCATTTGAACCACTACTTAACAGAAATATAAGAGTACTATTAAGAATTGTTAATTGTGTTGAAATTTCCAAGCCCCTCAATTAGTGAGATTCCATGTAACCTGCCACAGTTCCACTACAGTTATCTACTTTTAGAAATACACCAACAGACAGGTTTAATTAATTTCAGAAACAAACCTATTAGCGCCGCGTCATTCTCACAATAAAGCAAAGGATGCATAAGGAATTTAGTATGAAACGCTTTCACCGCTTGAAAACAGGAACAGTCACATTGATGGCTATGATGATGTCAACAAGTGCTATTGCTCCCTTGTTGATACTGTCCCCTGCAAACGCTCAATTTCGGACTGCTCAAAATAGAACTCGTGATATCACAATCAGTTCTGGTGCAAGAATTCCTACCACATACGACAAAGACAAAATCCTAGTGGCAAAGGGAGAAACAACAGACATCACACTGAAGGTGGCTAGTAACATAACCGACTCTCAAGGAAATATTTTGATTCCCCGCGACAGTAAAATTAAGGGGAAAATTCAGCCATCAAATCGTTCTTCTCAACAGGGAGCGCAATTTGTAGCTAGAGAAATAGAGTATCCCTCTGGACAAAAGCAAAATTTTAATGCATCTTCTGATGTCATTACCCGCACAGAAAAAGTTCAAAGAGGTGCAAAAACTGGTGAGATTCTCACAGATGCAGCTTATGGTGCTGGTGCAGCGGCTTTGATTTCCCTAGTTACAGGTAATAAAAAAATTGAGGTTGGAGAACTGTTAGGTGGTGGTGGTGCTGGTGCTTTAGCTAGTATTTTATTACGTAAGAGTAACTCAGAGTTAATTTCTATTGATCCTCAAAATGATTTAACCCTGAGACTAACTTCACCTCTAACTGTTTCGGTCAATAACCGTTTTTACTAACTAGATATCTTTGAAAAAGAAAGAATGTAGAGATTTGTAATTGCTACGTCTCTATAAAGATTTCACAAAATGAATCAGCAATTTCTGAAGATGTCTAATCTGTAAAGGGATTCTAACTATAATTAAACCCCGAATTCTTTCAAGGAGTCGGGGATTTGTTTTATCTACAGCAGGCAAAGGGAAAACTGAAACGGAGCTTGTATACATGTTCCGCGCTCTTCCTACTACTGCCCACTGCCTTGCCTCAACTACAATTTTCAATACCCACCTACTAGTCTGTCAATTTTATTTTGACGGTTATGTACACATCCAGAATCCCGTAGAGACGTAGCAGTGCTACGTCTCTACGACCATCATTTTTATCTTGACAGACTACTACTTAATTGAATTCTAATTAATTTTGTTGTTTTAGCAACTATTTTTTTTGTTTTGCGTCATTCAATACATAAAGGTTATTTGAACTACTTCAAATAGAATCAATATTTCATAGAGGCAAATGATTTTCTCATTGTTGTCTATTGTTGCCTGTTGATATATATTCCTTTGTTCATAATATATCTATGAATGAGTTTTTAGTCCTTAGATGCTGCGTAAATAGATGCAGTATTAATTGATATTTGCTTGTGTTGCAGTCCTTTTTAAACTAGAAAATTCTCGGCAAAATCAATTAGATTGGAACTTTATCACTGGATAAATAATCTAAGTAATCAACATAAACAAAATAATTATTAGGAAGTAAATCGATGTTTGGTCGTTATAATTTTAAATCTGGATGTGCTGCATTTATGGCTTTGGGAGTAACCGCAGGTATGGTTGCACCATTGTTAACATCAACTGCATCCTTTGCTCAAAATTCTAGTTCTTTTTCAGATGTTAGCTCCAATTATTGGGCTGCAAATTTCATTCAAGAATTGTCACAGCGGGGGATTGTTGCAGGTTTTCCAGATGGTCGTTTTAAACCAGATCAGGAAGTAACTCGCGCTCAATTTGCGGCAATGCTAAATAAAGCGTTCCAAAAAGCACCAATTCGTTCTGGAATTCGATTTGCTGATGTTCCTAGTAATTATTGGGCAACAAGCGCGATTCAAAATGCTTATGCGACTGGTTTCATGTCTGGGTATCCCAGAAATACTTTCCAACCAAATCAAGCTATTCCTCGTCAACAGGTGTTAGTTTCTTTGGCTAATGGTTTGCAATATTCACCTAAGGGTAATGTAGAAGAAACGTTACAAAATTTCAACGATGAAGGTAACATTGCAGACTATGCGCGATCGCCTATTGCCGCAGCTACTGAAAATAACGTTGTTGTTAACTATCCCAACCTCAAATTCCTCAACCCTACCCAAGTTACTACCCGCGCTCAAGTTGCAGCATTTATTTACCAAGCGTTAGTTAGCAGCAATCAAGCTTCTAGCATCAATTCACCTTACATCGTTTCCTTAGGCAATGCACCCGATGATAATGGTGGTGGAGTTATGCAGGTGTTGATTCCGGAAGGAACCACAATTCCTGTAAAATATGAAAATGCTGATAAGAAGAAGATTCTTGTTACTAGAGATGAAACAGCACCTTTGACTCTCACTGTTTCTACTAACGTGGTGACAGATACTGGTAAAGTGGTGATTCCTGCTGGAACCACTGTGGTGGGACAACTCAAACCAGTTAAAACTCAGAAAGGTTCCCAATTCGTTGCCCAAAAACTTGTTTTGCCTAGTGGACAAGAGTATCAAATTAATGCCCAATCACAAGTAATCACCAAAACTGAGACTGTGAAAAAAGGTAGCACTACAGGTGCAATTGCTAAAAATGCTGTCCTTGGTGGTGCTGCGGCTGCTGCTGTCTCTGCTGTAACTGGTGATAGAGCAGTTGCAACGGAAGAAGTTCTTGGTGGTATTGCTATCGGCGGATTGATTGGTCTGTTCTTTGGAAAGAGCAGTGTTGATTTGATTGTGATCAATCCAGATACAGATCTAGAAATGACCGTCAACCAAAACCTACAAATCTCTTTAAGATAGATGGACGTAACTGGATTCGAACCAGTGACCCCCACGATGTCAACGTGGTACTCTAACCAACTGAGCTATACGTCCGCAACTTTAGCACTTTTATAATTTTACCACAGATATATCTCAAAAAGCAAGTATGTGGGTTAGCTATTGAGTTTGATTAACTAGTTGTAAGATTTATCACCTAAAAATTTTGAACGCGATCGCATATTTCCTAGAGTGTGCGATCGCTTATTTTTATGACGGTAGATCAAGAAAAACTGATGACTTCGGATAACTTATTTAACAAATCATACTCATTATAGGGTTTAAACAGGTATGCCTTAGCTCCCAGTTGAAAGGCTAATTTTTGATAGCGATCGCTTGTTTGGGAGGTTAGCATAGTTACTGGTATACGTTTCAATTGTGAATCAGACTTGAGATATGCAAGCAACCCATAACCATCTAAGCGTGGCATATCAACATCACAAACTATGCCATTGACAATTAAACCAGCTTGGAGTTTTTCCCAAGCATCTAATCCATCTTCAGCTTGTTCGACAAAATATCCAGCTTTTTCTAAGGTTGAGGCAAGATAGCGGCGAATATTGATTGAGTCATCTACTAGTAAAACTGTCGGCTTCGACTTTCTAGCACCTAAAGAGGGAGGTTGTTTAGTTGTCACCTTTTGATGCTCACGGGAAAGTATTTCATCAAGGTTTACCATTGGTACAAGACGACCATCATCCAAAATTGTACAGTTACTCAACTCAATTGGTAAAGGTAAATTCCCTTCAATAGCTCGAATTTCTACTTGCTGTTCTCCACAACAATGCTCTACTTGTAAAGCGGAAACTTGATGATTTTGTTGAATTACAACCACGACTTGGGAAGTTGATTTTTTTCTTTTAGGGTTTTTTTGATGATAGCGAGGACAATTAAATTGCCAGTAACGATTCAAGCGGATTAACGGCAACATCTCATCTTGGTGACTTAAATATTCTCGTTCTCCAATTGTGACAATTCTCTCTTCTGGAGATAAAAATATGGCAGCTACTGCTTCACTAGGGACTGCCACCAACATGCGATCGCTTTCTAGCAGCAACACCCGTAACACCGATAAACTTAAGGGAACAGACAGTGTAAAACTAGTTCCCATCCCTTCTACTGTATCAAGGATTACCTCTCCGCCAATTTCTTTGACTTTACTTCGTACTACGTCCATACCTACACCTCGTCCAGAAAGGTTACTTACTTCCTCACGAGTGCTGAATCCAGGTTCAAATATTAAGTCTAGTATGTCTTTCTCACTGGCTTGTTCTAATAATGATGCATCTAATCCCATATTCAAAGCCCGTTGACGTACTTTGTCTAAATTAACACCCCTGCCATCGTCAGATACGGTAATAACTGTACGGTTTTGTTGGTGAGTAGCAGAAATTTCAATGATCCCAGTGTCTGATTTACCACTAGCATGACGTTGTTCTGGGGTTTCAATTCCATGATCAAAAGCGTTTCGCAAAAGATGTAATAATGGCTCTTGTAAGGCTTCAAGAATATTACGTTCCAGACGAATATCTGCACCTACTATTTTCAATTCTGCTTTCTTGTTATGTTCGTTGCATAAATTGTATAAAACTCTGGGAAAACGTTCTAATATTTCCGAAAGAGGACGCATTAAAACTTTAGAAAGAGATTCTTGTAGTTGCTGTGTATTTTTATTTAATGAATAATTAATTCTGCCTGTATCTTCCAGGTGAGTTTCAATATCTGTAGCTATTTCTTGAATTTTTACAGTAAAAGCATGTAGCAAAGGATTTTGTGTCGCTATTTTTGCCTCATACTGTTGTCTTTCTAAGTCAGAGGCTTGCTTATTTAAATAATGAGCTAGATGACGTAATTGTTCCAGTTTTAAGCTCAATTGTTGACGCTTAACAACTAATTCGCTGGAGTAATTATTGATTTCTTCCAGTTGTGTAAACGGGACGCGAATTGTATTTTCAGTTGGTTCAACTTTGGCAGGGGTAAATATAGGAATATCAATTACTTTTGGACTTTCTGGTGTCGGATAAATAGACCCATGATTATCTAAGGATGTTGGCAATAAATCCAATTTATTTTTAAGTACTAAAACCTGTGATAATCGCCAAGATTCTAAAGCTAAATTACCTATCTTCAAAACTTCATCTTCACTATCACTTTGCTTGAGTTGATTAGTAAATGATTCGCAAAGCTGAAGAAAATTGGCTAGATCAAACATGTGTCCTAAGCCACCTAGCTGCGATGAAATTGTAGACAATTCATCACGTAAGTTGTGAGGTTGTTCTTGTAATAAAACTTCAACTTTTTGTAGACATTCTTCCACTTGGGTTTGGAATATTAAAACAATAATATCTTGGGAGTTATCTTCTGTTGCTAAGATGGTTGAAGCATCTTCTAACTCCGAATCTCCCAGTATTTCATGGAGTTCATTAAACATCTCATAGCATTGAGTAGCTGGTATTTCTACATCTATTGAGTCAATTGGGAGATTAATAATTTGTCGAAATCTATCAACAATATTTAGAAATAAATTTTGAATATTTGCATCAACTTTTAATTGACTTTTGCTAGTTTTTAAAGTTTTAAAGTTATCTTCTAAAATATGAGCTAAGTCACTTAAAATATCCATATTTATCATTGCTGCACCTCCTTTAATGGAGTGAGCAGCCCGCAGAATTATATTAATCTCTTGAATATCTATTTTTTGATTTTCTCTAATTCCTAATAAGATGTTTTCTATTGTTATTAGGTGTTGTTTTGTTTCTTCAATAAACTGTAGTTGAATTTCTAAATCTATTTGATTGAACATATATCTATATCTTTGTAATGATTAAATAGCTATGTTAAACAAGATGAAATCAAATTATTAATTTCATCGGAATATTTGACGAATATTAAGAAATTCCCTATTTCTAAATTTTGACTTAGAATAGCTAGAGTAGAACTAAGTAAGTCGGCAGAAATAAACATAACTTTTTGAAAACTATTTGGCAGGTAGAATCACCACAAATGTTTATACTTACCCCTACTACCCTGTACTGATTACAATTTTCGATACCAATCTACTTAAGTTCTCAGAAGTTATCCACCTAAATAAGCTAGAAATGCTAAGTAATTTATCTGTTGAGAAAATCTTGATTGAAACATTACTCATATTTTCCAGCTTGCAGAATCAACTAACCTTAAAATCTTCCATACTCCCTCGCAATTGTTCTGAAATATCTACAGCTTTCTTAAAGGAATCTGAGACATGTTCTGACTGAACTTTGGTTAATTCTGCTATTTTCACTGCTTCTGTTAGGTTATGCTTTACTTCCTGCGATAATTTCACTTGTGAAACTGTAGCCAATGACATAGAACTTGCTAAAGTATCTATTTGATGGCAAAAATTGAGAATTTCAGTTAAGTTTACTTTTGTCTCCTCAATCGAGCGTGTTCCTTGCGTTAATTCTTGATATTCTAATTCCATTGCTTGTGTTAGTTCGCTAGTTTCTCGTTGAATGTTAGCGAGAATAAATTCTATTTCACTAGCAGATGAAGCACTACGGTTGGCAAGGATTTCGATTTCCTCCACTACTACTGAAAAACCATGATTTCCAGAATTATTACGTGTGGCTTCAATTCCTGCATTAATAGCGAGTAAATTGGTTTGTGTTGTCACAGAATTGATGATGGAGATAACCTGTGATATTTTTTGTGAGGCTTCACCTAGACGCTTAATCTTTTGTGTCATATCACCGATAGTATCGTGGAGTTTGACTATGTTATGGCAGGTTGCATCAATTGCGCTGCTACTTGCAGCAGCAGTTTTGGAGATATGTTGAGTAATTTCGGTGGTTTCTTTGGCACTCTTAACTACTGTTTTAATGGAGTTTCGCATTTGTGCGATCGCATTCCAACTCTGATGGAGGTAATCTAGATGTTGGGTTGAATTTAACTGCAAGTTTTCATCTACAATTCGAGAATTTTCCCCCATAATAGTAGAAATATCCGTAGTGTAATTCTGCACCTGCACAACAATATTCCTTAGCTTTTCCACAATTACATTAAACAACTGGGCAATAGCTGTTACATCAGGATTGCTAGCTTCTGCCTGTACCGTTAAGTTTCCATAATTGACTGACTCAACTTGAGATAAAATCAAGGCTAACTGTTCTCGTAACTCTCCTTGCTGCTGTTGTTGGTTTTCCAAAAAGTTTTCGGCTGAGTAACATGATTTTTTAGCTGTTGCAATTATATTTGCCCTTTCTAGTGCTAAACCAACTAATCGGGAAAATTGCTCAAATAATTCAATTTCGGATTTCTGCCAGTTTCGTGGTTGTGAACACTGGTGAGCAATTAGCAAACCTAGCAATTTTTCCCCAACAATAATTGGTGCTACTAAGTTTGCTTTAATAGCAAAAGCTTCTAACTGTTGTAGATAACATTTTCCGAAAGAAGCTTGATAAACATCGTTAGTTGCTTGCACACTACCAAGTTTATACTTTTCAACATAATCTACTAAACAAGGTTCATATAATTTCACCCCCATAGCACAGGGAAATCCTGCAACTACTGATTCTGCAATAATTTTTCCGTGCCAATCTTCGTCGAACTGGTAAATTACAACCCTGTCAGCTTTCAGCCCTTGTCTAATATCTTGAACCGCCAAATTATAGATTTCTTCCGTATTCCAAGAATTCGATAGGTGAATGGCTAAATTTTTTAATGATTGGGCATCTTCCAAAAGAGATATTCTTTCTAAGGAGCCTCCAATTTGAATTGCTAACTGTCTAATGAAATTCATTTCTTGTGGCTGCCAAATCCTCGGTGCTACACAATCATGAACGATCAAAAAACCAAAATTTTGATTATCTTTGAAAATAGAAGCGATTAAACATGCTTTAACTTCTAACTCCTCAATTAAATATAAATCTTCTGATTCTAAATTCAAGTCGTTAAAGCTATTCACTGCCAAAATATGATCACTGATATAGTTATCTGTGTTTTTAGCAGTATAAATATTGGGAATAGTTAATTTCTGACTACTAACAAAATTCGATCCGCAGGATTCTGCTAGCACATTACCATGATTTTCATCTGTATAAGAGTAAATTACTACTCTCTCAACATCTAAAGCTTGCCTTACCTGCTTAACTGTAGTTTCTAGCAAACATCCGATATTTCGTGACTGGCGAATAGACATAAAAGTATGGCTAAATTGCCTCAATTGTTCGGCTTCTTTTTTTTGCCGTAGTAACAGTTCTTCCAACTGTTGCGCCATTTCATTAATATTTAGATCCAAGCTAGTTAATTCATCTTTTCCTTTAACTGTTAATCTTGTTTCTAATTTACCTTTCGCCAGTTGCTTTAAAGCATCATTAGCACTAATGAGTCTAGCAATTAGACGATTTGCTATACTTGCAGCAATTCCACTGGCTAAAAGTACTGTTATGAGTAGTCCTAAACCCAAAATCAGCAATAATTGCTGTTGCATACCAAAAGCTATATTTTTATTAATGCTTGAGACAAATTGCCA includes:
- a CDS encoding metallophosphoesterase family protein, producing the protein MKLVFDPAIADKINKMQQRVRWQDPLIVERGIDQTSLVLEDGDNKNPEFSFLVAGDSGSGSHRGHNPQREVAKLMIPHHQECRFMIHTGDVVYLVGSKEYYHQNFIKPYREFIVGGENHKDIRYDRICFQQPILPVLGNHDYYDLPALWQIISFITMPLRPLIQSRFDLDVGLHGSYQGDAYARAFLDYLKAYNLPAELTQHLDQYYTGQTHTGRCLRYTPGEFTRLPNRYYTFRYGGIDFFALDSNTFNDPDPIPKNQAGADYRQKIEQRRQSLQQQRDVILQTLTQLDLNKPDQAEQLDDCYAKVSQIEEMIVDIEKQLNSNQQTVTDTEQLEWLKNRLIESWNSSEVRGRIIFFHHPPYVTEATKWNQAQTKAVRQRLRGVFDDVAEVLGKIDRQIVDLVLNGHAHCLEHLQTLDTGHADSYIDWIVCGGSGFSLRRQRNEGRDISETFDDEGEKRERLVAKSQLFVGRNGEGSHRHRPYSCLRIDVQSGSVPKFVIRPMIAEWYRQKWHHWEVEPFVIDCNDKRAQG
- a CDS encoding CobW family GTP-binding protein; translation: MNTTTTPVDKLDLELPKRGMPVTIITGFLGSGKTTLLNQILKNKQDLKIAVLVNEFGDINIDSQLLVSVEQDMVELTNGCICCTINDGLVDAVYRVLEREEKIDYLVIETTGVADPLPIILTFLGTELRDLTRLDSVLTLVDAELFDAEHFHSEAALKQLTYADITLLNKTDLVSTEKLKALEDYIFTVKSGAKILHSSYGEVPLPLILGVNRNSHDEYSSEHHEHHHHEDHKHEHHHHEDAHHEHHEHEHHSNHLDNDGFVSFSFQCDRPFDVQKFETFLVEEMPEQVFRAKGILWFSDSELRHIFQLSGQRYDLHGDAWTTSPKNQIVFIGRNLNGDQISSQLYKCLL
- the folE gene encoding GTP cyclohydrolase I FolE, encoding MTLSIRPELTSADQIISSLSKQQQDQPKVTDAEMMQAVRTLLIGLGEDPDREGLIDTPKRVMKALKFLTKGYNESLDELLNGAVFTEDANEMVLVRDIDIFSSCEHHILPIIGRVHIAYIPNGKVIGLSKLARICEMYARRLQVQERLTIQIADALQGLLKPQGVAVVVEATHMCMVMRGVQKPGSWTVTSAMRGVFAEDGRTREEFMNLIRHSPNFR
- a CDS encoding pentapeptide repeat-containing protein, which gives rise to MDTNTLLNRYAAGERDFSGVILHQANLADADLRGANFGGADLSGVNLSHANLAGCVLNRANLTNAELSGANLNHANMSDTNLIGAQLIRANLEAAHLIRADLRSASLILANLTRSNLSEAELSGTDFSGAILSYANLTATNFNEAEIIGADLTGVVISQMEMSSERTHPGLSHKWVTWAG
- a CDS encoding S-layer homology domain-containing protein; amino-acid sequence: MFGRYNFKSGCAAFMALGVTAGMVAPLLTSTASFAQNSSSFSDVSSNYWAANFIQELSQRGIVAGFPDGRFKPDQEVTRAQFAAMLNKAFQKAPIRSGIRFADVPSNYWATSAIQNAYATGFMSGYPRNTFQPNQAIPRQQVLVSLANGLQYSPKGNVEETLQNFNDEGNIADYARSPIAAATENNVVVNYPNLKFLNPTQVTTRAQVAAFIYQALVSSNQASSINSPYIVSLGNAPDDNGGGVMQVLIPEGTTIPVKYENADKKKILVTRDETAPLTLTVSTNVVTDTGKVVIPAGTTVVGQLKPVKTQKGSQFVAQKLVLPSGQEYQINAQSQVITKTETVKKGSTTGAIAKNAVLGGAAAAAVSAVTGDRAVATEEVLGGIAIGGLIGLFFGKSSVDLIVINPDTDLEMTVNQNLQISLR